One Triticum dicoccoides isolate Atlit2015 ecotype Zavitan chromosome 4B, WEW_v2.0, whole genome shotgun sequence genomic window carries:
- the LOC119293956 gene encoding protein LURP-one-related 6-like: MGAHTLLTPVVSKIFCSCLQAVLLVRRRPPAVTGGGFVVTDREQRVVFSVDGCGIIGASGQLVVRDGDGTAILFIHKKGGVVQALSVHNRWKGYLMDYGEPSKPVFSLQEPKTVLSCAAGDVRVTVEPKGRKRHWDYEVTGSFAHRACAVRSRTGHVVAQIGVKGMMAGRDFYHVVVQPGYDQAFVIGVIAILDNMNGESTRC; this comes from the exons ATGGGTGCGCACACGCTTCTCACCCCGGTTGTCAGCAAGATCTTCTGCAGCTGCCTGCAGGCCGTGCTCCTGGTCCGTCGCCGTCCCCCCGCCGTGACCGGAGGCGGCTTCGTCGTCACCGACCGCGAGCAGAGGGTCGTCTTCAGCGTCGACGGCTGCGGCATCATCGGCGCCAGCGGGCAGCTCGTCGTCAGGGACGGCGACGGCACGGCCATCCTCTTCATCCACAAGAAG GGAGGAGTCGTCCAAGCGCTGAGCGTTCACAACCGGTGGAAAGGGTATCTCATGGACTACGGCGAGCCCAGCAAGCCGGTGTTCAGCTTACAGGAACCGAAGACGGTGCTCAGCTGCGCGGCGGGCGACGTCCGGGTCACCGTCGAACCCAAGGGGAGGAAGCGGCACTGGGACTACGAGGTCACGGGATCCTTCGCCCACAGGGCTTGCGCCGTCAGGAGCCGCACAGGCCACGTCGTAGCACAG ATTGGAGTGAAGGGGATGATGGCTGGCAGGGACTTCTACCATGTGGTGGTGCAGCCGGGCTATGACCAGGCCTTTGTGATTGGCGTAATTGCCATCCTCGACAACATGAATGGGGAATCCACAAGGTGTTAA